In a genomic window of Mycosarcoma maydis chromosome 5, whole genome shotgun sequence:
- a CDS encoding uncharacterized protein (related to UBP1 - ubiquitin-specific protease) — translation MGAYRFVLVKPAVRPAYPLLGVFPLPVTLPTQALLAVGVVLIVAFAVAIYSDMLKPGLQAASRLHPCTPSASSDRSQPLRRARSANLSNSTSRASSLSSTAPRTRLSSPKYKGLRNTGNTCFFNSTLQSISSLTLYRKYLYLLVHEAERWDTPTPVIDALLELIEELATPGDRNAAINPVQLVRALQNLPSSSIRSLVGAHQQQDAHELFAFLNEAVDVEAKAIQQERSASLEAEQAGLRALMAPSLPWGGRGVYADPAQAKPNPNLMSNGALNPLHMHGVPHNVNDATGLDTSNSNSDHVLMISPFDALLAQRTICLDCGYCEAIRHFSTSEISLSVPAFNVRTRTSDITGTSACSLQECLALWSELEQVDWICWNCTLHNSLQAVKVDIASKGAAAATVKPNGASANGDVHVSPNGNGTLTPAKKKRLAQLRSKEIKLTRILQSGLSEDELKQASEDSASPWHNVLNNIQLKKTISRSSTKQIMISRPPRILTLHLNRSSYSTSSWAPSKNSRHVLFPEYLDLSEFTLQGSISLDGRQAMNLGSLPSVKQAPDVKAESIYRLAAIVVHYGSHSFGHYIAFKRVAEADGRDKGIGDHGYLEADTWLRISDESVTRASIQQVKQENPYMLFYELMPARHEHQQELHVELPGGRADYATLQKAIAGGMAASNRESACSQKTSGVDQAQVAPSRANPAPSSIRVRPRTVHRWSTPPVA, via the coding sequence ATGGGAGCATACCGCTTCGTGCTCGTAAAACCTGCGGTCAGGCCTGCCTATCCACTCTTGGGCGTGTTTCCCTTGCCAGTCACACTACCCACACAAGCATTGCTCGCGGTTGGCGTCGTCCTCATTGTCGCTTTTGCCGTTGCCATATATAGCGATATGCTCAAACCAGGTCtgcaagcagcatctcgcCTCCACCCATGTACCCCTTCGGCTTCGTCCGACAGATCGCAGCCATTGCGGCGCGCTCGTTCCGCTAATCTTTCCAACTCTACATCGAGAGCCTCTTCTCTGTCTTCGACAGCGCCAAGAACTCGGCTGTCCAGTCCGAAATACAAGGGTCTTCGCAACACTGGAAACACGTGCTTCTTCAATTCCACCTTACAAtccatctcgtccttgACACTCTATCGAAAGTACCTGTACCTTTTGGTGCACGAAGCCGAACGATGGGATACTCCAACGCCAGTCATCGATGCACTTCTTGAGCTTATAGAGGAACTCGCCACACCCGGAGATCGCAATGCGGCCATCAATCCGGTGCAGCTCGTCCGAGCGCTTCAAAACTTGCCGTCGTCTTCAATAAGAAGCCTCGTAGGCgcgcaccagcagcaggacGCTCACGAGCTCTTTGCGTTCCTCAACGAGGCCGTCGATGTCGAGGCAAAAGCGATACAGCAGGAACGATCGGCCTCACTCGAGGCAGAACAAGCAGGGCTTCGAGCGCTCATGGcgccatctttgccttGGGGTGGTCGCGGTGTCTATGCAGATCCAGCGCAAGCTAAGCCCAACCCTAATCTCATGAGCAATGGTGCTTTAAATCCATTGCATATGCACGGCGTACCACACAATGTCAACGATGCTACAGGTTTAGATACATCGAACTCGAACAGCGATCACGTCCTCATGATCTCACCCTTCGACGCCCTCCTGGCGCAGCGCACCATCTGTCTTGACTGCGGATACTGCGAAGCCATCCGCCACTTTTCAACTTCCGAGATCTCCTTGTCCGTACCAGCATTCAATGTACGCACACGGACGTCGGATATCACGGGCACCTCGGCGTGCTCGCTTCAGGAGTGTCTTGCATTGTGGTCCGAGTTGGAGCAAGTGGATTGGATCTGCTGGAACTGCACTTTGCATAATTCATTGCAAGCAGTCAAGGTCGACATTGCCTCCAAGGGCGCAGCTGCCGCAACGGTGAAGCCGAACGGTGCTTCTGCAAACGGCGACGTCCACGTATCACCCAATGGAAACGGCACCTTGACGCccgccaagaagaaacGCCTAGCCCAGCTCAGGTCGAAAGAGATCAAGCTGACGCGCATCCTGCAGTCGGGGTTGTCAGAAGACGAGCTGAAGCAGGCCTCAGAAGATTCTGCTTCACCATGGCACAATGTGTTGAACAACATCCAACTTAAAAAGACGATTAGCCGTTCGTCTACCAAACAGATCATGATCTCTCGGCCACCGCGGATATTGACGTTGCATCTCAACCGGTCGTCTTACTCAACCTCTTCGTGGGCGCCGTCAAAGAACAGTCGACACGTTCTCTTTCCAGAATACCTTGACCTGAGCGAATTCACTCTGCAGGGGAGCATCTCATTGGACGGTCGGCAGGCGATGAACTTGGGCAGTCTGCCGAGCGTGAAGCAAGCACCGGATGTGAAAGCGGAATCGATTTACCGACTCGCGGCTATTGTCGTGCACTACGGCTCGCACTCTTTTGGACACTACATCGCATTCAAGCGTGTCGCAGAGGCTGATGGACGCGACAAAGGCATAGGCGATCATGGTTATCTGGAGGCGGATACCTGGCTGCGAATCTCTGACGAAAGCGTCACACGCGCGTCGATTCAGCAGGTGAAACAGGAGAATCCATACATGCTGTTCTACGAGCTCATGCCAGCTCGTCACGAGCATCAGCAGGAATTGCACGTCGAGCTGCCAGGCGGAAGAGCTGATTACGCAACGCTGCAGAAGGCGATCGCTGGTGGCATGGCGGCCTCAAATCGAGAGTCAGCATGCAGTCAGAAGACCAGTGGTGtcgatcaagctcaagtTGCACCGTCAAGAGCCAACCCAGCGCCGAGCTCGATACGTGTGAGACCGAGGACCGTACATCGTTGGAGCACGCCTCCCGTGGCCTAG
- a CDS encoding uncharacterized protein (related to DnaJ-like protein), producing the protein MSSMNLSSRPKQPYVSVSCPYTTCRASIEYLPPSNADLAALPSHETSFTVTCCSCSKQFEPAGATKMVREARKSGGKDVARKRRIGTDENPLDMTYYDILGVPATATLEEIKKAYRKLAIKLHPDKNPNDAEVEEKFKALATAYHVLSDAELRHKYNEFGASTPGLTPEDGFVDPEEVFGSLFGGERFADIIGTISIGKDMKEALQQDSDDLERQANGDDPGALNTENPGGSASSKPTLTPEQKAAKEEKERKQAAEREKQRQERVSKLVEKLIRKLSIYTESVRNANDPVLEKEVEKSFREITRLEAEELKHESYGVELLNAVGFVYSAKSKHYLASTGFLGSFGGVFHSAASSIHVVRETVSTVRAALELKNVFEELAKAEDAGITVERKRELEEQAAEKGMRALFKGAKLEVESVIREVSEAVLYDSSIGKETQRLRAQALGIVGDIYMGIKKDKHGANADANPNDAPVDDFVKVDTKASKDRDQKQQQKEPPQPW; encoded by the coding sequence ATGTCTTCCATGAATCTGTCTTCGCGACCCAAGCAGCCTTACGTCTCAGTCTCGTGCCCGTACACTACATGTCGTGCATCCATCGAATATCTGCCACCGTCCAATGCCGATCTCGCCGCGCTGCCGTCGCACGAGACGTCGTTCACCGTGAcatgctgcagctgcagcaagcagTTCGAACCTGCTGGAGCCACCAAGATGGTGCGCGAAGCTCGCAAATCTGGCGGCAAGGATGTCGCACGCAAACGACGCATAGGTACCGACGAGAACCCACTCGATATGACCTACTACGACATTCTCGGTGTGCCCGCCACAGCAACGTTGGAAGAGATCAAAAAGGCGTATCGCAAACTTGCCATCAAGCTGCATCCGGATAAGAATCCTAACGACgcagaggtggaggaaAAGTTCAAGGCATTGGCCACGGCGTATCACGTTTTGTCAGACGCCGAGTTGAGGCACAAGTACAACGAGTTTGGTGCCAGCACACCTGGTCTCACGCCCGAGGACGGGTTCGTTGATCCAGAGGAGGTGTTCGGATCGCTCTTTGGCGGTGAACGCTTCGCAGACATTATTGGAACTATCTCCATTGGCAAAGACATGAAAGAGGCTTTGCAACAAGATTCGGACGACTTGGAACGACAGGCGAACGGCGATGATCCCGGTGCTTTGAACACAGAGAATCCAGGAGGTTCGGCTTCTAGCAAGCCCACGTTGACGCCCGAGCAAAAAGCAGCCAAAGAGGAGAAAGAACGCAAACAAGCCGCCGAACGCGAAAAGCAACGTCAAGAACGCGTCTCGAAACTGGTCGAGAAACTCATCCGCAAGCTCAGCATCTACACCGAAAGCGTACGCAACGCCAACGATCCGGTCCTGGAAAAGGAAGTGGAAAAGTCATTCCGCGAGATCACGCGGCTAGAAGCCGAGGAGCTCAAGCATGAATCATACGgagtcgagctgctcaacgcgGTAGGCTTTGTATATTCCGCCAAGTCCAAGCACTACCTTGCGAGTACAGGCTTCTTGGGTTCGTTTGGAGGCGTCTTTCACTCGGCTGCATCCAGCATCCACGTGGTGAGGGAGACGGTATCCACCGTAAGAGCTGCGCTTGAGTTGAAAAACGTGTTTGAAGAGTTGGCCAAGGCCGAAGACGCCGGTATCACGGTGGAGCGCAAGAGGGAGTTGGAAGAGCAGGCGGCCGAGAAGGGCATGCGTGCACTGTTCAAGGGCGCCAAATTGGAGGTGGAGAGTGTCATCAGGGAGGTCAGCGAGGCTGTGCTGTACGACTCGTCGATCGGAAAGGAGACCCAGAGGTTGAGAGCGCAAGCCTTGGGAATCGTAGGAGATATCTACATGGGCATTAAAAAGGACAAGCACGGTGCTAACGCCGATGCCAACCCAAACGACGCACCAGTCGACGATTTCGTAAAGGTCGACACCAAAGCTTCCAAGGATCGAGACCAGAAACAACAGCAAAAAGAGCCCCCTCAACCTTGGTGA